The following proteins come from a genomic window of Rhodohalobacter sp. 614A:
- a CDS encoding RrF2 family transcriptional regulator: MRLISQGAQYAISAIIAISKHTGEGAVSASDLSKSLDCPAAYLSQILAKLKEPGILNSRRGLNGGVYLARSIEQISMMDVIAAIDGTEFFDKCFMGIDGCGHIEPCPFHEFWSVERKKIEQWLRNTTFESIDKNMTQAWFDLRLQFSNGVPSFK, encoded by the coding sequence ATGCGGCTCATTTCCCAAGGTGCTCAGTACGCCATTTCAGCCATTATTGCGATATCCAAGCACACCGGAGAGGGAGCTGTTTCAGCTTCTGATTTATCAAAATCTTTAGATTGTCCCGCCGCCTACCTTTCCCAAATATTGGCAAAGCTAAAAGAACCCGGCATTCTCAATTCCAGAAGAGGTTTGAATGGCGGTGTTTATTTGGCCAGATCCATTGAACAAATCAGCATGATGGATGTCATAGCGGCGATAGATGGCACCGAATTTTTCGACAAGTGTTTTATGGGCATTGATGGATGCGGACACATTGAACCCTGCCCTTTCCATGAATTTTGGTCCGTTGAGCGAAAAAAAATTGAACAGTGGCTACGAAATACAACCTTTGAGTCTATTGATAAAAACATGACTCAAGCCTGGTTTGATCTTCGTTTGCAATTTTCGAATGGAGTACCGTCTTTTAAATGA
- a CDS encoding heavy metal translocating P-type ATPase — MEVKTAISKEICFHCGEQCDESSIQLEDKHFCCTGCKTAYQILDQSGLCNYYDLESNPGINLKSSVARARFDYLEDEDVITRISDFKSENQLSVTLSIPNIHCTSCVWLLENLQKLDEGVLKTTVNFLKRELSLLIDTKKTSLRNVVEQLTTIGYEPEIRLDKLDSKSPKTHRNRSLWLKLGVAGFAFGNIMLFSFPDYLDMDNTGLGFQFRVFFGALNIILALPVLIYSSSDYLKSAFAALSQRGVNLDVPISIGIVALFSRSVYEIVTGIGTGYMDSFTGLIFFLLIGKLIQQKTFDRLSFDRDYRSYLPIAVNVINPTAGEKSISLDKLKAGMEIRLRNQELVPCDSILLSKKAYMDYSFITGESEPVQVNQGDLIYAGARLTGTSASLRTEEEVKNSYLTKLWNHEAFTNTNKELKLTSFADRISPYFTVSVLGIAAFAGMYWFSAAGAEIALSVFTAVLIIACPCALALSTPFTLGSTLNILSLNGLFVKNYLLLENLSKATAFVFDKTGTLTNKHEASIDFHGTDLSGEQKELVLSACKQSVHPVSRKIVQSLEEDSLQLMAPDSFFEVSGKGIFASVSGHLICIGSRNFIVEQTNLNPGDIPDANFSGTVSHLAIDSSYLGYFGIRSGLRHGMAELLETLKSSFQTYLISGDNESQRDEFSRHFTDIEKSLYFNKSPEDKLQFVKELQSNSEKVVMVGDGLNDAGALKQSDFGIALSDDISSFSPACDAILEGSTLKRLNTFVRFSRSSMKIILASFVLSLLYNTIGLGFAISGHLSPLVAAILMPLSSISVMVFTFLATRYSANKLGLVIWK, encoded by the coding sequence ATGGAAGTGAAAACAGCAATATCAAAGGAGATTTGCTTTCACTGTGGAGAGCAATGCGACGAATCTTCAATTCAGTTGGAGGATAAACACTTCTGCTGTACCGGATGCAAGACCGCTTACCAAATTCTTGACCAAAGCGGCCTTTGTAATTATTACGATCTGGAATCGAATCCCGGCATCAATTTAAAATCTTCCGTTGCACGAGCCCGATTTGATTACCTGGAGGATGAAGATGTTATTACTCGAATTTCTGACTTCAAAAGCGAAAACCAACTCTCCGTTACTCTTAGCATTCCCAATATTCATTGTACTTCTTGTGTTTGGCTGCTTGAGAATCTCCAAAAACTTGATGAGGGCGTACTTAAAACCACAGTCAACTTTCTGAAACGGGAGCTTTCACTTTTAATCGATACGAAAAAAACGTCCCTCAGAAATGTAGTTGAACAACTCACAACGATCGGATACGAACCTGAAATCCGGTTAGATAAGCTTGACTCAAAATCACCCAAAACGCATCGAAACCGAAGTTTATGGTTAAAACTGGGGGTTGCCGGATTTGCTTTCGGTAATATTATGCTTTTCAGTTTCCCGGATTACCTGGACATGGATAATACGGGCTTGGGTTTTCAATTCAGGGTTTTCTTTGGCGCACTGAATATCATCCTGGCTCTGCCTGTTTTAATTTACAGCAGCAGCGATTATTTAAAATCGGCATTCGCGGCTTTGAGCCAACGCGGCGTAAATCTTGATGTTCCAATTTCTATTGGCATTGTTGCCTTGTTCAGCCGAAGCGTCTACGAAATTGTGACCGGTATTGGAACGGGTTACATGGATTCCTTTACCGGGTTAATCTTCTTTCTTTTGATCGGCAAACTGATCCAACAAAAAACATTTGACCGCCTTTCCTTTGATCGCGATTACCGCTCTTATCTTCCCATTGCTGTGAACGTAATCAACCCAACGGCTGGTGAAAAATCTATCTCACTGGACAAATTAAAGGCCGGAATGGAAATCCGGTTGCGAAACCAGGAATTGGTGCCTTGTGATTCAATCCTGCTCTCCAAAAAAGCGTACATGGATTACAGTTTTATTACGGGAGAATCTGAGCCGGTTCAGGTGAACCAGGGAGATTTAATTTATGCCGGGGCAAGACTTACCGGAACATCTGCTTCATTGCGAACCGAAGAGGAAGTCAAAAATAGTTATCTCACAAAGCTTTGGAATCATGAAGCTTTTACAAATACAAATAAAGAGTTAAAACTCACCAGCTTCGCTGATCGGATCAGTCCATATTTTACAGTTTCCGTTCTTGGAATTGCCGCATTTGCAGGAATGTATTGGTTCTCTGCGGCCGGTGCGGAAATTGCGCTATCTGTCTTTACTGCTGTTTTGATCATTGCATGCCCCTGTGCCCTGGCACTTTCCACACCGTTTACACTTGGCTCCACTCTGAATATTCTTTCGCTGAATGGTCTCTTTGTGAAAAACTACCTTCTGTTGGAAAACCTCTCCAAGGCAACCGCTTTCGTATTTGATAAAACCGGGACACTTACCAACAAGCACGAAGCCAGTATTGATTTTCATGGTACAGATCTATCCGGTGAGCAAAAGGAACTGGTTCTTTCTGCATGCAAACAATCCGTTCACCCGGTCAGCCGTAAAATTGTTCAATCCCTGGAAGAAGATTCGCTTCAGTTGATGGCGCCGGATAGTTTTTTCGAGGTATCCGGAAAAGGAATTTTCGCGTCTGTTTCAGGGCATCTGATTTGTATCGGTTCGCGCAATTTTATTGTTGAACAAACCAATCTAAATCCGGGCGATATCCCTGATGCAAATTTTAGCGGAACCGTTTCACACCTCGCCATTGATAGCAGTTATCTCGGATATTTTGGCATCCGGTCCGGTCTCAGACATGGAATGGCCGAACTGCTGGAAACTTTAAAATCATCCTTCCAAACATATTTAATTTCGGGTGACAACGAATCTCAGCGGGATGAATTTTCACGCCACTTTACAGATATCGAAAAATCCCTGTATTTCAACAAATCCCCCGAAGACAAACTGCAATTTGTTAAAGAACTTCAAAGTAACTCCGAGAAAGTAGTGATGGTCGGGGATGGATTAAATGATGCCGGAGCTTTAAAACAGAGTGATTTCGGAATTGCTCTTTCTGATGACATCAGTTCTTTTTCTCCCGCTTGCGATGCAATTTTAGAAGGAAGTACATTAAAAAGGCTGAACACGTTTGTCCGTTTTTCGCGATCCAGTATGAAGATTATCCTCGCGAGCTTTGTGCTTTCACTTCTGTATAACACAATCGGTTTGGGATTTGCAATATCCGGGCATTTGTCACCATTGGTTGCCGCAATTTTGATGCCTTTAAGCTCTATCAGCGTAATGGTTTTTACTTTTTTAGCGACTCGCTATTCAGCAAATAAACTGGGGCTTGTCATATGGAAGTAA
- the ccoS gene encoding cbb3-type cytochrome oxidase assembly protein CcoS — MEVIFMLIGFSLLVAIIFILLFIWAVKSGQFDDQYTPSIRVLFDEKKSTNQNQTTNQKNRDE; from the coding sequence ATGGAAGTAATATTTATGCTTATCGGCTTCAGCTTACTCGTGGCCATCATATTTATTCTGCTATTTATTTGGGCGGTAAAAAGTGGTCAGTTCGATGATCAATACACGCCGTCCATCCGGGTACTTTTTGACGAAAAAAAATCAACCAATCAAAATCAAACAACTAACCAAAAAAATCGGGATGAGTAA
- the ccoN gene encoding cytochrome-c oxidase, cbb3-type subunit I encodes MSSLETFHYDNEIVRKFGIATIAWGLIGFLVGLTIALKLIFPEFLGFIPELSYGRLRPLHTNAVIFAFAGNAIFYGVYYSLPRLCKTPMWNKTLSQIHFWGWQAIITSAVLTLPFGINTSKEYAELEWPIDIAIALIWVAFGVNMIMTIMKRREKHIYVAIWFYIATFVTVAVLHIVNSFEMPATLLKSYPLYAGVQDALVQWWYGHNAVAFFLTTPFLGIMYYFIPKAANRPIFSYRLSIVHFWSLIFIYIWAGPHHLLYTSLPGWAQALGTVFSVMLIAPSWGGMLNGLLTLRGAWDRVREDPVLKFLVVGVTAYGMVTFEGPMLSIANVNAVAHYSDYIIGHVHNGALLWNGGLTFAMLYYITPKIYRTKLHSVKLANVHFWFATLGAIFYVIPMYWGGITQSLMWKEFTAQGLLQYPNFLETVNQIIPMYALRAVGGTLFIIGAAVGTFNLIKTAKQGSLLKDEADEAQPRIEPAVEPGEPEPWHRRLEARPVQFTAIVLVVILIGGIIEYVPTTLVESNIPTIASVKPYTPLEIEGRDIYIAEGCNGCHSQMIRPFRSETERYGEYSKAGEFVYDHPFLWGSKRTGPDLHRIGGKYPDSWHIRHMYDPASTSPGSIMPAYPWLFTQDINKETIPNRINALRSVGVPYAEGYEDDAIGDLEAQAEEITQGLSQNGFDQIEGIQITSEKRIIALIAYLQRLGIDIKGEESPWDALPSSNQIQADNQLQTED; translated from the coding sequence ATGTCATCATTAGAAACCTTTCATTACGATAACGAAATTGTCCGAAAATTTGGGATCGCAACCATTGCCTGGGGGCTCATTGGATTCCTGGTCGGACTTACAATCGCTCTGAAGTTAATCTTTCCGGAATTTCTCGGCTTTATACCGGAGTTGTCTTACGGACGCCTTCGGCCGCTGCATACCAATGCGGTGATCTTCGCCTTTGCCGGAAATGCAATTTTCTACGGGGTCTACTATTCACTGCCGCGTTTGTGTAAAACACCGATGTGGAACAAAACACTCAGCCAGATTCATTTCTGGGGCTGGCAGGCTATTATTACTTCTGCGGTGTTAACCCTTCCGTTCGGGATTAACACAAGTAAGGAGTATGCCGAGCTTGAATGGCCAATTGATATTGCGATTGCACTGATCTGGGTGGCATTTGGCGTCAATATGATCATGACGATTATGAAGCGTCGTGAAAAGCATATTTATGTAGCCATTTGGTTCTATATCGCAACATTTGTAACCGTGGCCGTGCTTCACATCGTTAATTCCTTTGAAATGCCGGCTACTCTTCTGAAGAGTTATCCGCTTTATGCCGGAGTTCAGGATGCCCTTGTACAATGGTGGTACGGACACAATGCCGTGGCCTTCTTCCTGACAACTCCCTTCCTGGGAATTATGTATTATTTCATCCCGAAAGCGGCAAACCGACCGATTTTCTCATACCGATTATCTATCGTCCACTTTTGGTCGCTGATTTTCATCTATATCTGGGCTGGCCCTCACCACTTGCTGTATACATCTTTACCGGGATGGGCCCAGGCATTGGGTACCGTATTCAGTGTGATGCTTATCGCACCAAGCTGGGGGGGTATGTTAAACGGTTTGTTAACCCTTCGCGGAGCTTGGGACCGTGTGCGGGAAGATCCTGTACTGAAATTTCTGGTCGTGGGTGTTACCGCGTACGGTATGGTGACCTTCGAAGGTCCGATGCTTTCCATTGCAAACGTAAACGCCGTGGCACACTATTCTGATTATATCATCGGCCACGTGCATAATGGTGCACTTCTGTGGAATGGCGGTCTGACTTTTGCAATGCTCTATTACATCACACCAAAAATTTACAGAACCAAGCTGCACTCGGTTAAGCTGGCCAATGTTCATTTTTGGTTCGCTACGCTTGGCGCGATTTTTTATGTGATCCCCATGTACTGGGGCGGCATCACACAAAGCCTGATGTGGAAAGAGTTTACTGCTCAAGGTCTTCTTCAGTATCCAAACTTCCTTGAAACTGTGAACCAGATTATTCCCATGTATGCACTTCGGGCAGTGGGTGGAACACTGTTTATTATCGGAGCAGCCGTTGGTACTTTCAACCTGATCAAGACTGCGAAACAAGGCTCTCTGTTGAAGGATGAAGCAGATGAAGCGCAACCAAGAATTGAGCCTGCTGTGGAACCCGGCGAACCAGAACCATGGCACAGACGCCTTGAGGCGCGTCCCGTTCAGTTTACAGCTATCGTATTGGTTGTGATTTTGATTGGAGGCATCATCGAGTATGTACCAACGACATTGGTCGAATCCAATATTCCCACAATTGCAAGCGTGAAGCCTTATACACCGCTCGAAATTGAAGGACGTGATATTTACATCGCTGAAGGCTGTAATGGCTGCCATTCACAAATGATTCGTCCTTTCCGGTCTGAAACCGAACGATACGGAGAGTATTCAAAAGCCGGTGAGTTTGTGTATGATCACCCATTCCTCTGGGGCTCAAAACGAACAGGGCCCGACCTGCATCGTATTGGCGGTAAATATCCGGATTCATGGCATATTCGCCACATGTATGATCCTGCATCCACATCCCCCGGTTCTATTATGCCGGCTTATCCGTGGCTGTTTACCCAGGATATCAACAAGGAAACCATTCCGAATCGTATCAATGCCCTGAGAAGTGTTGGGGTACCGTATGCTGAAGGATATGAAGACGATGCCATTGGTGATCTTGAAGCACAGGCTGAAGAAATCACCCAGGGTCTGAGCCAAAACGGATTCGATCAGATTGAAGGAATTCAGATCACTTCCGAGAAAAGAATCATTGCATTAATTGCTTACCTGCAACGATTGGGCATCGACATTAAAGGAGAGGAAAGCCCATGGGATGCATTACCGTCAAGCAATCAGATTCAGGCAGACAATCAACTTCAGACAGAAGATTAA
- a CDS encoding cbb3-type cytochrome c oxidase N-terminal domain-containing protein produces the protein MKVLDDEKDLLLDHEYDGIKELDNHMPVWWLWLFYFTIAWGVGYLVYYYMLGGPSQVELYEMEMAAAEEQYDLNSSGGAQPEEAMNFDWAYLDDEARIAEGREIFMSTSNLCFTCHGNSGEGLVGPNLTDNLWIHGCTPAEVASSIMAGYPEQGMLPYGSGTPMEPEKVQSLVSFIASIQGTNPANPKAPDPNRAQPCTIE, from the coding sequence ATGAAAGTATTAGACGATGAGAAGGATCTGTTACTCGATCATGAGTACGATGGAATAAAAGAACTCGACAATCACATGCCGGTTTGGTGGCTCTGGTTGTTTTATTTTACAATTGCCTGGGGAGTCGGTTACCTGGTGTATTATTATATGCTGGGCGGACCATCACAGGTAGAATTATATGAAATGGAAATGGCTGCCGCTGAAGAGCAGTATGACCTGAACAGCAGTGGCGGCGCACAACCTGAAGAGGCCATGAATTTTGATTGGGCATATCTCGACGACGAAGCGCGAATTGCTGAAGGAAGAGAGATATTCATGAGCACTTCCAATCTCTGTTTTACCTGTCACGGGAATAGCGGGGAAGGACTCGTTGGCCCAAACCTTACCGATAACTTGTGGATTCATGGCTGTACACCGGCAGAGGTTGCAAGCAGTATCATGGCAGGATATCCCGAGCAAGGAATGCTTCCCTATGGCAGCGGTACTCCTATGGAACCCGAGAAAGTTCAAAGCCTTGTGAGTTTTATAGCATCTATACAGGGAACCAATCCAGCTAATCCCAAGGCTCCGGACCCAAACCGTGCTCAACCATGTACCATCGAGTAG
- the ccoG gene encoding cytochrome c oxidase accessory protein CcoG: MATLEEDRRIDKNQFRDHLATVNVEGKRNWIYAKKPSGRYYKARNIVAVLLLAFFFSGPFITINGNPLLLINILERKFVIFGVAFWPQDLHLLVFGMLSFILFVVVFTAIFGRLWCGWACPQTIFMEMVFRRIEYWIEGDASDQIRLNKKPWNFEKIWKKTTKHGIFFALAFIISNLFLAYIIGKDQLFQIITDPPSQHMAGLSAMVVFSGVFYGVFAFMREQVCHFVCPYGRMQSVMLDNNSVNVMYDYKRGETRASVKDRFKLENRKATLEDLGFSADQSFGDCIDCFQCVKVCPMGIDIRNGTQLECVHCTACIDACDDVMEKINKPKGLIRYSSENAIREEKQKILTPRVAGYSSILVVLLITFITMLTLRPDTETSILREPGTLYQELPDNMYSNIYNLKVLNKTFEELDFEIRLEQPAGEIVSLGNVESVQPQNSAEGRFLVKLSEDQLTGLQTELTFGIYSGGERLETVSSGFLGPSNSNRNE; the protein is encoded by the coding sequence ATGGCAACATTAGAAGAAGACAGAAGAATTGATAAAAACCAGTTTCGTGATCACCTCGCCACAGTTAATGTAGAAGGGAAGCGAAACTGGATCTATGCCAAAAAACCAAGTGGCCGGTATTATAAAGCCCGTAATATTGTTGCAGTACTATTACTGGCTTTTTTCTTTTCGGGCCCTTTCATCACCATTAATGGCAATCCTCTTTTATTAATCAATATACTGGAGCGTAAATTTGTCATTTTTGGGGTAGCATTCTGGCCGCAGGATTTGCACCTGTTGGTTTTTGGAATGCTGTCATTCATTCTTTTTGTCGTTGTATTCACAGCTATTTTTGGAAGGCTTTGGTGCGGCTGGGCATGTCCGCAGACAATATTTATGGAAATGGTTTTCAGGCGAATTGAGTACTGGATTGAAGGAGATGCATCCGATCAAATCCGCCTCAACAAAAAACCATGGAATTTTGAGAAGATCTGGAAGAAAACTACAAAACACGGCATCTTCTTCGCACTTGCCTTTATCATTTCCAACCTGTTTCTGGCTTACATAATTGGTAAAGATCAGCTATTTCAAATCATTACAGATCCACCCTCTCAACATATGGCGGGTCTTTCTGCGATGGTTGTCTTCAGCGGTGTATTTTATGGCGTATTTGCCTTTATGCGCGAGCAGGTGTGCCATTTTGTTTGTCCTTATGGGCGAATGCAATCGGTGATGCTGGACAATAACTCCGTAAATGTGATGTACGATTACAAACGCGGAGAAACACGGGCGAGCGTTAAAGACCGTTTTAAACTTGAAAACCGCAAAGCTACACTTGAAGATCTGGGGTTTAGTGCAGATCAATCATTTGGAGATTGTATCGATTGCTTCCAGTGTGTGAAAGTGTGTCCGATGGGAATTGATATTCGAAATGGGACACAACTGGAATGCGTGCATTGCACCGCCTGTATTGATGCCTGTGATGATGTGATGGAAAAAATTAACAAGCCAAAGGGCTTAATCCGCTATTCATCAGAAAATGCTATCCGTGAAGAAAAGCAAAAAATCTTAACACCCCGTGTTGCCGGGTATTCCAGTATTCTTGTGGTGTTATTGATTACCTTCATCACCATGCTGACTCTTCGTCCCGATACCGAAACCAGCATTCTCAGGGAACCAGGAACACTGTACCAGGAACTGCCCGATAATATGTACAGCAATATCTATAATCTTAAAGTGCTGAATAAAACCTTTGAGGAATTGGATTTTGAAATCAGGCTGGAACAACCGGCGGGAGAAATTGTATCGCTTGGAAATGTAGAAAGTGTACAGCCTCAAAATTCTGCTGAGGGCCGGTTCCTTGTTAAACTTTCCGAAGATCAGCTTACCGGATTGCAAACAGAACTTACTTTTGGTATCTATTCTGGGGGAGAAAGATTAGAAACAGTTTCATCCGGATTTTTAGGTCCGTCAAACAGTAACAGGAATGAATAG
- a CDS encoding FixH family protein, whose protein sequence is MKKFNWGTGIVLAVTIFIIATLSVVSYLISLDYYLVSNNHYEEGVNYQETIDNKTRAQNLENPVVVLFDESSTSIKIIFPDEARRELLSGNITFYRPNNPELDKKYKLNLDGDGLQTIPVGEFEKGRWKLSVEWKSDSLTYLEEKNIFI, encoded by the coding sequence ATGAAAAAATTTAACTGGGGAACCGGCATCGTTTTGGCCGTCACCATTTTTATTATCGCCACTCTCAGTGTGGTCAGTTATCTCATCTCTCTCGATTATTACCTGGTTTCCAATAACCATTACGAGGAAGGAGTAAATTACCAGGAAACCATTGACAATAAAACCCGGGCACAGAATCTCGAAAATCCGGTAGTGGTTCTGTTTGATGAATCATCCACTTCGATTAAAATTATTTTCCCGGATGAAGCGAGACGAGAATTGCTATCCGGAAATATAACTTTCTACCGCCCCAACAATCCTGAACTGGATAAAAAATACAAACTAAATCTTGATGGGGACGGACTTCAGACAATTCCCGTTGGCGAATTTGAAAAAGGCCGGTGGAAACTATCCGTTGAGTGGAAATCTGACTCTCTCACTTATCTCGAAGAAAAGAATATTTTTATCTAA
- a CDS encoding sulfite exporter TauE/SafE family protein — MELWTGFTLGLLGSFHCIGMCGPIALAIPGHNSSAAASFLRGILYNSGRILTYAAIGSIFGILGMGATITGYQHILSIILGILIIIFALFPHIKLPGKMNDIYSGFTQKLTAQISRLYKNKSGFSAFFIGLLNGFLPCGFVVTALAAALITPSVFHSAAYMTLFGLGTLPVMLILNMVPKFITPRLRSRLRPFSMYFAIIIGLILIWRGYSMMSGGHMMMHG; from the coding sequence ATGGAACTCTGGACCGGTTTCACATTAGGCTTGCTTGGCAGTTTTCATTGCATTGGCATGTGCGGGCCGATTGCTTTGGCTATTCCGGGGCACAACAGTTCCGCCGCGGCATCTTTCCTGCGAGGCATTCTATATAATTCGGGACGAATATTAACCTATGCTGCCATTGGCTCCATTTTTGGAATACTTGGGATGGGTGCAACCATCACGGGGTATCAGCATATTCTTTCTATCATACTCGGTATTTTGATAATTATCTTCGCACTTTTTCCCCATATCAAGCTTCCCGGGAAGATGAATGATATTTATTCCGGTTTCACACAAAAGCTCACCGCACAGATTTCCAGACTCTACAAAAACAAGTCCGGCTTTTCTGCTTTCTTTATCGGTTTGCTAAACGGTTTTTTACCATGTGGTTTTGTGGTTACAGCTTTAGCAGCAGCTCTTATCACTCCTTCAGTCTTTCACAGTGCGGCTTACATGACACTCTTTGGCCTTGGAACCCTTCCCGTGATGCTAATACTGAATATGGTTCCGAAATTCATTACGCCAAGGCTACGATCCAGATTACGTCCATTCTCCATGTATTTTGCAATCATTATCGGGTTGATACTGATATGGCGCGGCTACTCTATGATGAGCGGCGGCCATATGATGATGCATGGATAA
- a CDS encoding YjjG family noncanonical pyrimidine nucleotidase: MNPRFVFFDLDNTLLDHNSAEAAAHNELYHSTPELQEITLDDWLNTYKSINHQLWLRYQEGDIDRHGLQRLRFHDSMVQLGVSTGRSDEIGSAYMQFYRNHWEWVDGAKEALEKVSQTFPIGIVTNGFLETQQKKIEKMGLGRHTDLFIITEEIGVMKPHPRVFDVATERAGVDRESILYVGDSYSSDIIGGRNAGWNTAWFTALVSEIEEGQSADFQFDNFDDLLKILHI, encoded by the coding sequence ATGAATCCCCGCTTTGTTTTTTTTGATCTCGATAATACTCTTTTAGATCATAATTCTGCAGAAGCAGCCGCCCATAATGAGCTGTATCATTCCACTCCCGAACTGCAGGAAATTACCTTGGATGATTGGCTGAACACCTATAAATCCATTAATCACCAGTTATGGCTTCGTTACCAGGAAGGGGATATTGATCGCCATGGGCTTCAGCGGTTGCGGTTTCATGATTCCATGGTTCAGTTGGGAGTTTCAACAGGCCGAAGCGATGAGATTGGCTCGGCATATATGCAGTTTTACCGCAATCACTGGGAATGGGTGGACGGAGCTAAAGAAGCGCTGGAGAAAGTGAGCCAAACCTTTCCAATAGGAATTGTGACGAATGGGTTCCTGGAAACCCAACAGAAAAAAATTGAGAAAATGGGCCTTGGCCGGCATACCGATTTATTTATCATTACGGAAGAAATTGGGGTGATGAAGCCACATCCCCGTGTGTTTGATGTGGCGACTGAACGGGCCGGGGTAGACCGGGAATCCATCTTGTACGTGGGCGATTCTTATTCATCCGATATTATTGGTGGAAGAAATGCAGGTTGGAATACAGCCTGGTTTACAGCTTTGGTTTCAGAAATTGAAGAGGGGCAGTCAGCCGATTTTCAATTCGACAATTTTGATGACTTGCTGAAGATTCTGCATATCTGA
- a CDS encoding LemA family protein produces the protein MNAKVWIAIIIAVLLALYGISVNNSLVEQEESVNQAWAQVENQYQRRTDLIPNLVSTVQGAANFEQETLTEVIEARSRATSINVNPSELNNESTIRQFEQVQSQLGGALSRLLVSVERYPELTATQNFRDLQNQLEGTENRIATERMRFNQTAQEYNTSLRRFPTNVFAGLLGFERKYYFEATEGAETPPEVSFD, from the coding sequence ATGAACGCAAAAGTTTGGATTGCAATTATCATTGCCGTTTTACTGGCCCTATATGGAATTAGCGTTAACAACAGCCTGGTGGAACAGGAAGAGAGCGTAAACCAGGCATGGGCACAAGTTGAAAATCAGTATCAAAGACGAACTGACCTGATTCCCAACCTGGTAAGTACGGTACAAGGAGCTGCAAATTTCGAGCAGGAAACACTTACCGAAGTGATCGAAGCCAGAAGCCGTGCAACATCCATCAACGTTAATCCATCTGAGTTGAACAACGAATCCACCATTCGCCAGTTCGAACAGGTACAAAGTCAATTAGGCGGTGCTCTTTCAAGGCTTCTCGTTAGCGTGGAACGTTATCCTGAATTGACAGCAACCCAAAACTTTCGCGATCTTCAAAACCAGTTGGAAGGAACCGAGAACCGAATTGCCACGGAACGGATGCGTTTTAATCAAACCGCACAGGAGTACAATACATCGCTGCGAAGATTTCCAACAAATGTGTTTGCCGGTCTTTTAGGTTTCGAACGCAAGTACTATTTCGAAGCCACAGAAGGTGCCGAAACTCCGCCAGAAGTCTCATTTGATTAA
- a CDS encoding TPM domain-containing protein, whose protein sequence is MPAREFLTEEEEKRIIKSITDAEEFTTGEIRVHIEFKCKKDPLDRAKEIFQELKMHETEARNGIILYIATDDRKVAIFGDEGISEQVEDDFWQDEIDTLIGEFKQGNFEKGIESVVSDIGEKLKRFYPSDGTDPNELDNEITFEDNRDDD, encoded by the coding sequence ATGCCAGCAAGAGAATTTTTGACGGAAGAGGAAGAAAAGCGAATTATCAAATCCATTACCGATGCCGAGGAGTTCACCACCGGTGAAATTCGGGTGCATATCGAATTCAAATGCAAGAAGGATCCCCTGGACCGGGCAAAGGAAATTTTCCAGGAGCTTAAAATGCATGAAACCGAAGCCCGAAATGGAATCATTCTCTACATCGCAACAGATGATAGAAAAGTAGCCATTTTTGGTGATGAGGGCATTAGCGAACAAGTGGAAGATGATTTCTGGCAAGACGAAATCGATACACTGATTGGCGAATTCAAACAGGGGAATTTCGAAAAGGGAATTGAATCGGTTGTGAGTGATATTGGCGAGAAGCTGAAACGGTTTTACCCAAGCGATGGAACCGACCCCAACGAATTGGATAACGAAATTACATTTGAGGATAACAGGGATGATGACTAA